In Odocoileus virginianus isolate 20LAN1187 ecotype Illinois chromosome 5, Ovbor_1.2, whole genome shotgun sequence, a single window of DNA contains:
- the LOC110134670 gene encoding T-lymphocyte surface antigen Ly-9-like isoform X6, whose translation MRDSSYISMLQEPQVTIQSVNMSENASCIITLVCSAEGAGGDVQYKWTSRDPRASESWGDPTLIVSWLPCDADLPYTCTAKNPVSQSSSYPVHVSQFCTDLGASRGGSMGETVLGVLGESITLSLALLDSQHVDNVVWMFNTSIISKEWRGEGIANQLTEFKNPDQSTVWVSSQDYSLKIIQLKMEHAGLYHAYMCSNARIASVKHINLHIYQRLKKPKVTRSLGLTKDGICKISLTCSVEDSGHNVTYGWAPLPKGAVISQGGAHLSISWISGEKHPNFTCTASNPVSNSSRQFLSRDLCPGPERSTEFWIGLSLVVLFILLGFGISGWCFWKQKRRCSAAAFSSSQAETSVDTPGNVSPMTQAMGSQATWKLQNMATQSVICTCDQQHEYPQELVRNSPLLAAYHTPCFPKGVRSWTLSLRLPGMPPTAALTAMEQLRRMRRRQGCTSPSMEETRCVTRALGRTPDLTRTLRAKQSMISSLQITWHQHLWLKGKRCTHKCSLTCRERLQFLRRKRIQPQSTALYRNLRRWLSDKEFTYNAGDSGMIPWSGRFPGGGNGNLLQYSCMENPMNRGAWQATAHGVAKEWTRLSD comes from the exons ATGAGAGATTCATCTTACATATCTATG CTGCAGGAGCCCCAAGTCACCATACAGTCTGTGAACATGTCTGAGAATGCCTCCTGTATCATCACTCTGGTATGCTCTGCGGAGGGAGCAGGGGGAGATGTTCAGTACAAATGGACTTCGAGAGATCCTCGTGCTTCTGAATCCTGGGGGGACCCTACTCTCATCGTCTCCTGGTTGCCCTGTGACGCAGACCTACCATACACCTGCACAGCCAAGAACCCGGTCAGCCAGAGCAGCTCCTACCCTGTCCATGTCTCGCAGTTCTGCACAG ATCTAGGAGCCTCCCGAGGAGGATCAATGGGGGAGACGGTGCTAGGGGTCCTGGGGGAGTCCATCACCCTGTCCCTGGCACTCCTGGACAGTCAGCACGTAGACAATGTTGTCTGGATGTTTAACACATCTATTATCAGCAAAGAGTGGAGAGGAGAAGGAATAGCCAATCAACTCACTGAGTTCAAGAATCCGGATCAGAGCACAGTGTGGGTCTCAAGCCAAGACTACTCTCTAAAGATTATCCAGCTGAAGATGGAGCACGCTGGCCTCTACCATGCCTACATGTGCTCAAATGCCAGAATTGCCAGCGTGAAGCACATCAATCTGCACATCTACC AGAGGCTGAAGAAGCCAAAAGTCACGAGGAGCCTTGGGCTCACAAAGGACGGCATCTGCAAGATCAGCCTGACATGCTCAGTGGAGGACAGTGGACACAATGTGACATATGGATGGGCCCCTCTGCCTAAAGGAGCTGTCATTTCCCAAGGAGGAGCTCACCTCAGCATCTCCTGGATAAGTGGAGAAAAACACCCCAACTTCACCTGCACGGCCAGCAACCCTGTCAGCAACAGCTCCCGGCAGTTTCTTTCTAGGGACCTCTGTCCAG GACCTGAGAGAAGCACAGAGTTTTGGATTGGGCTCTCCCTGGTGGTTCTTTTCATCCTTCTGGGCTTTGGAATCTCTGGCTGGTGCTTTTGGAAGCAAAAAAGACGAT GTTCAGCCGCAGCTTTCAGTTCCAGTCAAGCTGAGACATCAGTTGACACACCAGGTAATGTGTCACCAATGACACAGGCTATGGGGTCCCAGGCCACATGGAAGCTCCAGAACATGGCTACTCAGAGTGTGATCTGCACGTGTGACCAGCAACATGAGTATCcccaggagcttgttagaaat AGCCCACTGCTGGCCGCATACCATACTCCATGCTTTCCCAAGGGTGTGAGGAGCTGGACACTTTCCCTAAGACTGCCAGGCATGCCTCCGACAGCAGCTCTGACAGCAATGGAACAACTGAGGAGGATGAGGAGAAGACAGGGATGCACCAGCCCATCAATGGAAGAGACCAGGTGTGTGACTCGGGCACTCGGGAGGACGCCGGACTTGACTCGGACTCTGAGGGCCAAGCAGAGTATGATCTCGTCACTCCAGATAACATGGCACCAGCACTTGTGGTTGAAGGGGAAACGGTGTACACACAAGTGTTCCTTAACTTGCAG GGAAAGACTCCAGTTCCTCAGAAGAAAGAGAATTCAGCCACAGTCTACTGCTCTATACAGAAACCTCAGAAG gtggctcagtgataaagaattcacctacaatgcaggagactcaggtatgatcccttggtcgggaagattccctggaggaggaaatggcaaccttctccagtattcttgcatggaaaaccccatgaacagaggagcctggcaggctacagcccatggggtggccaaagaatggacacgacttagcgactaa